The following are encoded in a window of Telmatobacter sp. DSM 110680 genomic DNA:
- a CDS encoding tetratricopeptide repeat protein: protein MRICSALLMVGFLLGLPRGVGQTESRPDGQSADDALRLGSEAIRAGRTADAEKYFQAAVKANPENPEALMGLGVAELRLGKPEAASDFLSRAVARNSSIQGANLFLGIAYAQMHQVDQCVAALKREVELDPKNAQAYMWMGVVELQDGHPEKATEPLDRAAELAPDDLNILEYRGQAHNDVAFASYARMAVIDPNSWHVHRVQGQIYSRQSQHKEAIAEFQEAIKQMPNNSDLYEELGSEYRKSSELDLAQQAYSKELELSPNNPVAMYNLAKIDIETNRGDEGLQLLQKVVSIYKDFPATYFYLGLGEFDAGKPKEALVALEKARDMHPEPELAPRVQYELSRVYRKLGRIEDSNRAIHEYTRLKAQNSKLNPAVLSAISAGFGTATVPSSDVKGKN, encoded by the coding sequence ATGAGAATATGCAGCGCTCTTCTAATGGTCGGCTTTCTGCTTGGACTTCCGCGCGGTGTAGGTCAAACCGAATCGCGGCCGGATGGCCAGTCCGCCGATGATGCTCTCCGCTTGGGATCAGAAGCTATCCGCGCGGGACGAACAGCCGACGCGGAGAAGTACTTCCAGGCTGCGGTCAAAGCAAATCCAGAAAACCCCGAAGCTCTGATGGGACTCGGCGTGGCGGAGCTTCGCCTCGGCAAACCAGAGGCCGCGTCCGACTTTCTCAGTCGCGCAGTTGCACGCAATTCATCGATCCAGGGCGCGAACTTGTTCCTTGGTATCGCCTATGCGCAGATGCACCAAGTCGATCAATGCGTCGCCGCACTGAAGCGTGAAGTCGAACTCGATCCCAAAAACGCGCAAGCTTACATGTGGATGGGAGTCGTCGAGTTGCAGGATGGACACCCAGAGAAAGCCACAGAGCCTCTTGACCGTGCTGCAGAACTCGCGCCGGACGACCTCAACATCCTTGAGTATCGCGGGCAGGCCCACAACGATGTTGCATTTGCCAGCTACGCGCGCATGGCCGTCATCGATCCAAACTCGTGGCATGTGCATCGGGTACAAGGACAGATTTATTCCCGGCAGAGTCAGCACAAGGAAGCGATTGCGGAGTTTCAGGAAGCCATCAAGCAAATGCCCAACAACTCCGACCTGTACGAAGAACTGGGCAGCGAATACCGCAAGTCAAGCGAACTCGACCTTGCGCAGCAGGCCTACAGCAAAGAACTGGAGTTGAGCCCCAACAATCCAGTCGCGATGTACAACCTCGCCAAGATAGATATTGAGACCAATCGCGGAGACGAGGGCCTGCAACTGCTCCAGAAGGTCGTATCCATCTACAAGGATTTTCCCGCTACCTACTTCTATCTCGGCCTGGGTGAGTTTGACGCCGGCAAGCCCAAAGAGGCACTCGTCGCGCTGGAAAAAGCACGAGACATGCACCCCGAGCCGGAACTGGCGCCGCGTGTGCAATACGAACTCTCGCGCGTCTATCGCAAACTCGGCAGGATTGAAGATTCGAATCGCGCTATCCACGAATACACGCGATTGAAGGCACAGAATTCAAAGTTGAATCCGGCGGTCTTGTCTGCAATTTCCGCAGGATTTGGAACGGCTACAGTACCGTCTTCCGACGTTAAAGGAAAGAATTGA
- a CDS encoding TonB-dependent receptor produces MKKYAQVWISFTVCLMILLLGTVTRGQSVHGTLAGTVADSTGAVIGDAKVDIVNTRTAATYTASTTSAGFFRFEDVALGEYVVTVTAKGFKTSVTKGVLVQIGTVSSVAVTLQPGAVSEEVTVTSEGLSLETQSSDVGGVISEKQIVELPLALGGVGAMRANEAFVFLQPATTGPGAANSNNGIFLSKVAGGQNYGNEVLIDGASQQRSENGSSYDEEAPSVEALAEFRVTTSLPEAEYGRTTGGVEDFVTKSGSNVFHGTGYEIYRDTSLDANTYFNKGWRAYYCGGANDTPSCRAGWNTPPDHKHDFGGTFGGPIWIPKLYHGRDKSFFFFSWEQLKYVHGGTVTSTIPTLAERTGDFSDRLTNDRIGTNPCDGTPIYAGEIFDPATTKTVMLPGGGTAECRTAFGGNATPTNMIPSGRLSKVAQNLVAYYPQPTNSGVFNNYSQNSISPITNTTYTVRIDQNLSEKTKLWGSYSTRENDLFTGNLATLPSPVSTQGWWQDFTTHFFRVGVDYSPKPNLLNYFVLGTNRSNSKNYSQAVNLGKDWSSIVGLSNTGGKNFPLINTGDAPIGLGFGNNGDNVDNGIRLNDALVWTHGRHNVKIGGDVRFQQYSPINGRNEYINFSSNETGGAIGQGGGLGFASMMLGEADNGGTNVVLKGQRWTSWYYAMFAQDDFKITPTLTLNIGLRYDVDVPRTEAHHNTSNFSPTAIDTEYNIPGALVFGDKCTKCNTRWANTWYKDFGPRIGFAWSPEFLHQKTVVRGGSGIIYGPLVYDDFGGGTVTGYTANPNAPSHNGFDPSFEIDNGMPAFTPPPDEDPGYYNGSYLPGSYITPSAGRPATVYNWTLEVQHQIAEDLLATVGYIGNHSTNLESNLLNPNNMPSKYFSLGNALYQPFINNTAGVALPFPQFLQNWGGNPALQSALRPFPQYDFIDQGCCLENVGMSSFNALVASIQRHFHQGLNLQGSYTWGKTFTDADSALPNSGVGVSQDMDVEDLHKEKAISAMDIRHTFVVSALYELPFGKGKTFLNHGIMAQIAGGWELGTIERMQSGQPLSFGCAWGIPGFQNCIRFSHVPGASLKSAVYKKGASHIKPFVVVPPNGSLDPNTNTMFNLEYNDVTRPGSPVGNDPIAFYDVNNNYNRDCTAATLANCNGGPDLPYSFPTGLPRTTSEVRTPPYFNNDLSLIKKFPLWETYTLSVKAEFLNSFNQHTFNIPDLQPYDYGTFGLPGGTVNTPRNVQLTARFTF; encoded by the coding sequence ATGAAGAAATACGCACAGGTGTGGATCTCTTTCACAGTTTGCTTGATGATCCTGCTCCTCGGGACAGTTACGCGGGGACAGTCGGTACACGGAACGCTGGCAGGTACCGTAGCGGATTCAACAGGCGCTGTGATCGGAGACGCGAAAGTAGATATCGTCAACACGCGCACGGCAGCTACCTACACTGCGTCTACCACATCCGCGGGTTTTTTCCGATTTGAGGATGTTGCGCTCGGCGAGTACGTAGTGACTGTGACAGCCAAGGGATTCAAAACCTCCGTCACCAAGGGCGTACTGGTCCAGATCGGTACAGTTTCCTCCGTGGCCGTTACACTGCAGCCTGGCGCAGTTTCTGAAGAGGTAACCGTCACCAGCGAAGGATTATCGCTTGAGACGCAGTCATCCGATGTAGGCGGCGTCATCAGCGAGAAACAAATCGTGGAACTTCCTCTCGCTCTTGGCGGCGTTGGCGCCATGCGCGCCAATGAGGCATTCGTCTTTCTGCAGCCTGCGACAACTGGTCCCGGCGCTGCCAACAGCAACAACGGCATCTTCCTGTCGAAGGTAGCCGGAGGGCAGAACTACGGCAACGAAGTTTTGATCGACGGCGCCAGTCAGCAGCGCAGCGAAAACGGCTCGTCCTACGATGAAGAAGCACCCTCTGTCGAAGCGCTGGCCGAATTTCGGGTTACAACATCTCTGCCTGAAGCTGAATATGGCCGCACGACCGGCGGCGTTGAAGACTTCGTTACCAAGAGCGGCTCCAATGTATTCCATGGAACCGGTTACGAAATCTATCGCGACACGTCACTCGATGCCAATACCTACTTCAACAAGGGCTGGCGCGCATACTACTGCGGCGGAGCCAACGATACGCCATCGTGCCGCGCAGGATGGAATACTCCTCCCGATCACAAGCACGACTTCGGCGGAACATTTGGCGGCCCCATCTGGATTCCCAAGCTGTATCACGGGCGCGACAAGAGCTTCTTCTTCTTCTCATGGGAGCAGCTGAAATATGTCCATGGTGGAACCGTTACCAGCACCATTCCAACGCTTGCGGAGCGCACCGGCGACTTCTCTGATCGGTTGACCAATGACCGGATCGGAACCAATCCTTGCGATGGCACGCCAATCTATGCCGGCGAGATCTTCGATCCCGCAACCACCAAGACTGTCATGCTGCCGGGCGGGGGCACCGCGGAATGCCGCACTGCATTTGGCGGCAATGCGACTCCAACAAATATGATTCCGAGCGGTCGGCTCAGCAAGGTTGCTCAGAACCTTGTTGCCTACTACCCGCAACCTACCAATAGCGGCGTCTTCAATAACTACTCACAGAACTCGATCTCCCCGATCACCAACACGACGTACACCGTCCGCATCGATCAGAACCTGAGCGAGAAGACGAAACTTTGGGGATCGTACAGCACCCGTGAGAACGATCTGTTCACCGGCAATCTCGCGACTCTGCCTTCACCAGTAAGTACGCAAGGCTGGTGGCAGGACTTCACCACCCATTTTTTCCGCGTTGGCGTTGACTATTCTCCGAAGCCGAATCTGCTGAATTACTTCGTTCTCGGAACAAACCGTAGCAACAGCAAAAACTACTCGCAAGCTGTCAACCTGGGCAAAGACTGGTCAAGTATCGTAGGCCTCAGTAACACCGGCGGCAAAAACTTCCCTCTGATCAACACGGGAGATGCACCGATCGGACTAGGCTTTGGAAACAACGGCGATAACGTTGACAATGGTATTCGTCTCAACGATGCCCTGGTTTGGACGCATGGACGGCACAACGTCAAAATCGGCGGCGACGTGCGCTTCCAGCAATACTCACCTATCAACGGCAGAAACGAGTACATCAACTTCAGCTCGAACGAAACCGGCGGCGCCATCGGCCAAGGCGGCGGGTTGGGCTTCGCCAGCATGATGCTTGGAGAAGCCGACAATGGCGGCACCAATGTGGTCTTGAAGGGGCAGCGCTGGACCTCGTGGTACTACGCGATGTTCGCGCAGGACGACTTCAAAATCACTCCGACTCTAACCTTGAATATCGGGCTGCGCTACGACGTCGACGTACCTCGCACTGAGGCTCACCACAACACCTCGAACTTCAGCCCCACGGCAATCGACACCGAATACAACATTCCCGGGGCCTTGGTCTTCGGAGACAAATGCACCAAGTGCAACACCCGCTGGGCCAACACCTGGTACAAGGACTTTGGTCCCCGCATAGGCTTTGCGTGGTCCCCCGAATTCCTACATCAGAAGACGGTTGTCCGCGGCGGCTCAGGCATTATCTACGGACCGCTTGTGTACGACGACTTTGGTGGTGGCACAGTCACTGGCTACACAGCTAATCCAAATGCTCCCAGCCATAACGGATTCGATCCCTCTTTCGAGATCGATAACGGTATGCCTGCCTTCACACCGCCGCCGGATGAAGATCCCGGATATTACAACGGATCGTATCTGCCGGGCTCCTACATCACTCCGAGCGCCGGCCGACCCGCGACAGTCTACAACTGGACGCTCGAAGTGCAGCACCAGATCGCTGAAGATCTGCTGGCGACTGTTGGCTACATCGGCAACCACTCCACAAATCTCGAATCGAACCTACTCAACCCGAACAACATGCCGAGCAAGTATTTCTCGCTCGGCAACGCCCTCTATCAACCGTTCATCAACAACACCGCCGGCGTTGCACTCCCGTTCCCGCAATTCCTCCAGAACTGGGGCGGCAATCCGGCACTGCAATCGGCATTGCGTCCGTTCCCGCAGTACGACTTCATCGATCAGGGTTGCTGCCTTGAAAACGTAGGTATGTCAAGCTTCAACGCCTTGGTGGCATCGATCCAACGTCACTTCCATCAGGGTCTGAACCTGCAGGGCTCTTACACTTGGGGCAAGACGTTTACCGATGCTGACAGCGCGCTGCCCAACTCTGGTGTCGGCGTTTCGCAGGATATGGATGTCGAAGACCTGCACAAAGAGAAAGCCATCTCTGCTATGGATATTCGGCACACCTTTGTTGTCAGTGCCTTGTATGAACTGCCGTTTGGTAAAGGAAAAACTTTTCTGAACCACGGAATCATGGCGCAGATTGCGGGCGGATGGGAACTAGGAACGATTGAACGCATGCAATCCGGGCAGCCGTTATCTTTCGGTTGCGCATGGGGTATTCCAGGATTCCAAAATTGTATTCGGTTCAGCCACGTGCCAGGGGCATCGCTCAAAAGCGCGGTCTACAAGAAGGGTGCCAGCCACATAAAACCATTCGTTGTTGTCCCACCGAACGGCTCACTCGATCCAAACACCAACACGATGTTCAACCTTGAATACAACGACGTAACACGTCCCGGATCTCCGGTAGGGAATGACCCAATTGCCTTCTACGATGTCAATAACAACTACAACCGCGACTGCACGGCAGCTACGCTTGCCAATTGCAATGGCGGCCCAGACCTGCCCTATTCGTTCCCAACCGGCCTGCCGCGTACGACGAGCGAGGTGCGAACCCCGCCCTACTTCAATAACGACTTAAGCCTTATCAAGAAGTTCCCGCTTTGGGAGACGTATACCCTGAGCGTCAAAGCAGAGTTCCTGAATTCTTTCAACCAGCACACGTTCAATATTCCGGATCTGCAGCCCTATGATTACGGCACATTCGGCCTGCCGGGTGGTACTGTCAACACGCCACGCAACGTTCAGCTAACCGCGCGCTTCACGTTCTAG
- a CDS encoding response regulator transcription factor, which translates to MNKDATTMKARTTGAGPATKTIRVLVADDHLVYRIGIRNLLASEPGFEVIGEAADGNQAVEVYRRLRPDVLLLDLRMPQKSGIEVVRTVRAEFSDARILIVTSYQTEEEIFQVLQAGALGYVIKDVGREMLVQAIKAVYSGTRWLAPSIRKQFDDRALRQQLTAREVEILKLLARGLTNREIANVYGISASTVKNHLNNVMTKLEVADRTEAVSFCLSRGIVDLDEM; encoded by the coding sequence ATGAACAAAGACGCAACAACGATGAAAGCGCGCACAACTGGCGCCGGTCCTGCAACCAAAACGATTCGTGTGCTGGTAGCCGACGATCACCTCGTATATCGAATCGGCATCCGCAATCTGCTCGCGTCGGAACCCGGCTTCGAGGTCATTGGCGAAGCAGCCGACGGAAATCAGGCTGTTGAAGTGTATCGTCGCCTTCGACCGGATGTGCTGCTACTGGATCTACGCATGCCGCAAAAGAGTGGCATCGAGGTGGTCCGTACTGTCCGCGCGGAGTTCAGCGATGCACGCATCTTGATAGTAACGAGCTACCAGACCGAAGAAGAGATCTTTCAGGTGCTGCAAGCCGGGGCTCTTGGTTACGTCATCAAGGATGTAGGCAGGGAGATGCTGGTGCAGGCAATCAAGGCTGTTTACTCGGGAACACGCTGGCTCGCGCCGTCGATCCGCAAGCAATTTGATGATCGCGCACTCCGCCAGCAACTGACGGCAAGGGAAGTGGAGATTCTCAAACTACTGGCGAGAGGCCTCACTAATCGTGAGATCGCCAATGTTTACGGTATTTCTGCCAGCACGGTGAAAAACCACCTGAACAACGTGATGACCAAGTTGGAAGTTGCGGACCGCACCGAGGCGGTAAGCTTCTGCCTGAGTCGCGGCATCGTCGATCTCGACGAAATGTAG
- a CDS encoding histidine kinase, with protein sequence MFARAHMTTVRSILAAFVLCLAWCAGLPMALAAVSPERHDPSRLQSIESAIQAAGFSPSAEHVVIRGIVTSSRHGIVIEDRTGAIEVKPIATEHISLGDEVEVTGKISLQPEPQIQQAEMRRLWGGSMPLPLSITPDQAADGENELFLVQTVAELVDFGPAGLTGLRLNLRGGHQNFSAVLPSDNPDEELSAKSLQPGAILRITGILVVNHGLNTSHGDAFSLQLRAPEDIELVEPPSWWTRAHVLLLAGIAALLFSLGIIAYNHIRHSRYRAVAEERANIARDLHDTLAQGYAGITLQLEAAQQMINRDPERAAALLNEALQLVRHSRDESHLSIDILRSLSRNDRLDVLVARCVQQLRSSSDTIIEQQVTGDASVLSYNMVNNLFRIVQEALSNAVHHARAAKIVVRVCYQQRGVLLEIQDDGKGFDPQRIPGPEDGHFGIVGMRERCAAINAHFQLESAADGTLVRVKAEA encoded by the coding sequence ATGTTCGCGCGCGCTCACATGACCACCGTTCGCTCCATTCTTGCCGCTTTTGTGCTATGCCTCGCATGGTGCGCCGGTTTGCCGATGGCACTTGCTGCGGTAAGTCCGGAGCGCCACGACCCGTCGCGATTGCAGTCGATCGAATCAGCTATTCAAGCTGCCGGCTTCTCACCGAGCGCCGAGCACGTGGTGATTCGTGGCATCGTTACTTCAAGCCGCCACGGGATCGTCATCGAAGACCGAACGGGTGCCATCGAAGTAAAACCCATTGCGACGGAGCATATTTCGCTTGGAGATGAAGTCGAGGTTACAGGGAAGATCTCTCTACAACCCGAGCCGCAAATCCAGCAGGCAGAGATGCGCAGGTTATGGGGCGGTTCCATGCCGCTGCCGCTTTCCATTACCCCCGACCAGGCTGCTGACGGGGAAAATGAGCTCTTTCTTGTACAGACAGTTGCCGAATTGGTAGATTTTGGACCTGCCGGGCTCACTGGGTTACGCCTCAACCTTCGCGGAGGGCACCAGAATTTCTCCGCCGTCCTGCCAAGTGACAATCCTGATGAAGAACTATCAGCCAAGTCATTGCAGCCGGGAGCAATCCTGCGCATCACCGGAATTCTTGTCGTCAATCATGGCCTGAATACGAGCCATGGCGACGCGTTTTCGCTCCAACTGCGCGCGCCGGAAGACATTGAACTCGTTGAACCTCCATCGTGGTGGACGAGGGCGCACGTGCTGTTGCTCGCGGGAATCGCCGCACTGCTTTTCTCCCTGGGAATTATCGCCTATAACCACATCCGCCATTCACGCTATCGCGCCGTAGCAGAGGAAAGGGCCAACATCGCTCGTGATCTTCACGACACGCTGGCGCAGGGATATGCTGGAATTACGCTGCAGCTTGAGGCTGCGCAGCAAATGATTAACCGCGATCCGGAGCGAGCCGCGGCTTTGCTAAACGAAGCATTGCAATTGGTGCGACACAGTCGCGATGAATCGCATCTTTCCATTGACATTCTTCGATCGCTTTCCCGTAACGACCGGCTCGATGTGCTGGTTGCGCGCTGCGTACAGCAACTACGATCAAGCTCCGACACCATCATCGAGCAGCAGGTGACGGGAGACGCATCCGTGCTGTCCTATAACATGGTCAATAATCTTTTCAGGATCGTTCAGGAAGCGCTCTCCAACGCTGTGCATCATGCCAGGGCCGCTAAGATCGTGGTTCGTGTCTGCTATCAGCAGCGCGGGGTTCTTCTCGAAATTCAAGATGATGGAAAGGGTTTCGATCCGCAGCGCATTCCGGGGCCCGAGGACGGCCACTTCGGTATTGTAGGAATGCGCGAGCGATGCGCCGCCATCAATGCCCATTTCCAACTTGAATCGGCAGCCGATGGAACTCTGGTTAGGGTGAAAGCAGAAGCATGA
- a CDS encoding family 16 glycoside hydrolase → MAGWQSISGRWNENAGVLSNSNYGRGDMLIAQHSQGSNYSISADVRFDLLFPETHYGDAGLVIRTTDPEQGVDSYEGYYAGVRPEEQTVVLGRASYDWHQLAIANLKTPVAIGSWYRLELLAQGCTLTVTVSPQDGREPTSLQFEDKQCMTSGVAGLRSFYAQASWRNVKITNR, encoded by the coding sequence ATGGCTGGTTGGCAGTCGATCAGCGGCCGATGGAATGAGAATGCCGGGGTTCTATCGAATTCAAACTACGGCCGCGGCGATATGTTGATCGCTCAGCATTCACAGGGGTCTAACTATTCCATCTCCGCGGATGTCCGCTTCGACCTTTTGTTTCCCGAAACGCATTATGGCGATGCCGGTCTGGTTATCCGTACGACCGATCCAGAGCAGGGTGTGGACTCCTACGAAGGTTATTATGCGGGTGTTCGGCCGGAAGAACAGACGGTGGTTCTCGGTCGCGCCTCGTACGACTGGCATCAACTTGCAATTGCGAACCTGAAAACGCCGGTTGCAATTGGCTCGTGGTACCGGCTCGAACTTCTGGCGCAGGGATGCACGCTGACCGTAACAGTTTCTCCCCAGGATGGACGAGAACCGACAAGTCTTCAGTTTGAAGACAAACAATGCATGACGAGCGGGGTGGCAGGCCTGCGATCTTTCTACGCGCAGGCTTCGTGGCGCAATGTGAAGATTACGAACCGCTGA
- a CDS encoding substrate-binding domain-containing protein — translation MTILLEIPIACGHKPPPTIVVITPTGGLEFWENFDHAVRADAGAVGLRTELAAPQSVTDYTEQAQMVENAISRHVQGIIVSPAHQLVLTSVLQKAVNAKIPVVIVGTPIALPAKDFAAFIGWNEAEAGRLAARKFISLLGGKGEVGVIGVSPTVEGSSLIEKAFADEIARAPRVKLVGVKYGLSDWARGHQAVLDLLAEHPEIKGIFTTDEFSTHAAAYAFDRKSRKRPLLIGVSDELNEIEGLRVGRTDALIVSDPRELGTRAMQAMRAALAGSDASTYSTQLPVTLVDRQTMVNDATVTMLVKGPA, via the coding sequence TTGACGATTCTGCTTGAAATTCCTATTGCCTGCGGCCATAAGCCTCCGCCTACGATCGTTGTCATTACACCGACGGGGGGACTGGAGTTCTGGGAAAACTTCGATCACGCTGTACGAGCCGACGCGGGCGCGGTGGGACTTCGCACTGAGCTGGCTGCACCGCAATCCGTTACCGACTACACCGAGCAGGCTCAGATGGTCGAGAACGCAATCTCCAGGCACGTGCAGGGAATCATCGTCTCTCCGGCTCACCAACTTGTTTTGACATCGGTTTTGCAAAAAGCTGTCAACGCAAAAATTCCGGTCGTCATCGTCGGTACGCCTATCGCCCTTCCGGCAAAGGATTTCGCAGCTTTTATCGGATGGAATGAAGCAGAGGCGGGAAGGCTAGCGGCCAGAAAATTCATCTCGTTGCTTGGCGGCAAAGGCGAGGTTGGCGTAATTGGAGTGAGTCCGACCGTCGAAGGCAGCTCTCTCATCGAGAAGGCATTTGCCGACGAAATTGCCCGCGCCCCGCGCGTAAAACTTGTCGGCGTGAAGTACGGCCTGTCTGATTGGGCGCGAGGGCATCAGGCCGTTCTGGACTTGCTCGCCGAGCACCCTGAGATCAAGGGAATCTTTACCACGGACGAGTTCTCAACGCACGCCGCCGCCTATGCATTTGATCGCAAATCACGAAAACGCCCGCTGCTCATAGGGGTTTCCGATGAGCTGAACGAGATTGAGGGATTGCGGGTTGGCAGAACAGATGCGTTGATCGTCAGCGATCCCCGGGAGCTAGGGACGCGGGCCATGCAGGCAATGCGCGCCGCGCTGGCTGGTTCCGATGCCAGCACTTACTCCACACAACTGCCCGTAACCCTTGTCGACAGGCAGACCATGGTCAACGATGCAACCGTGACTATGCTTGTGAAAGGCCCTGCATAG
- a CDS encoding tetratricopeptide repeat protein, which produces MTRFLFVLVLAVATNAYFPTAQDKPASGDNQLQRADQLVQAHQLEKASELLTEILEKDPDNETAIIKLGQIQLALGLYEDALKSFESILTNKPHVQDARDGEVKAAEANALADQKAGIDGSALMCLIRARKFVPDSPQLLLDFGMQAERMRIYRDADEALTKAHELAPQDVKILYALSHVQLDEQKMPEAEANLRAYLAQRPQDATAHYGLGHLLHVLLKEDEARVELERSIALQPRQSASYYELGEIALEQNHDDDARREYMKTLEMAPHHGGALTGLGVLEFRAKDYITAEKYLKSAIQYAAEYPRAHHYYSLVLMRLGRTDEAKRESELATELDKQETKASHGNAMTLVQ; this is translated from the coding sequence TTGACGCGGTTTCTATTCGTGTTGGTATTGGCGGTTGCGACAAACGCATATTTCCCGACCGCACAGGATAAGCCCGCTTCCGGTGACAATCAATTGCAGCGAGCTGATCAGTTGGTGCAGGCGCATCAGTTGGAGAAGGCCAGCGAACTGCTTACGGAGATCCTCGAGAAGGACCCTGACAATGAAACCGCGATCATCAAACTTGGACAGATCCAGCTTGCTCTTGGACTCTATGAAGACGCACTCAAATCCTTTGAGAGTATTCTGACGAACAAACCTCACGTGCAAGATGCTCGCGACGGAGAAGTCAAGGCCGCCGAAGCCAATGCACTTGCCGATCAAAAGGCAGGAATCGATGGAAGCGCCCTTATGTGCCTGATCAGGGCGCGGAAGTTTGTGCCGGACTCTCCGCAATTATTACTGGATTTCGGTATGCAGGCTGAGCGGATGCGGATCTATCGCGACGCGGACGAGGCGCTGACCAAAGCTCATGAGCTGGCTCCCCAAGACGTGAAGATTCTTTATGCCTTGTCCCACGTGCAATTGGATGAGCAGAAAATGCCGGAGGCTGAGGCGAATCTGCGCGCGTACCTGGCGCAACGGCCACAGGATGCCACCGCCCATTACGGACTCGGTCACTTGCTGCATGTGCTGTTGAAAGAAGATGAGGCGAGGGTTGAGTTGGAGCGATCCATTGCACTGCAGCCTCGCCAAAGCGCTTCCTACTATGAACTAGGAGAGATTGCGCTCGAACAAAATCACGATGACGATGCCAGACGCGAATATATGAAGACGCTAGAGATGGCTCCCCATCATGGCGGAGCATTGACGGGCCTGGGAGTTCTTGAATTTCGAGCCAAAGATTACATAACAGCGGAAAAGTACCTGAAAAGTGCGATTCAGTATGCGGCCGAGTACCCCCGGGCGCATCACTACTACTCGCTTGTGCTCATGCGGCTGGGTAGAACCGATGAAGCAAAACGTGAGTCGGAGCTAGCGACCGAGCTGGACAAGCAGGAGACAAAGGCAAGCCACGGGAACGCGATGACCTTGGTGCAATAG
- a CDS encoding sugar transferase: protein MIAKRMLDVLVSLITLIAGIPLFLFVAIWIKIDSPGPIFFSQTRVGRYGKLFRIHKFRSMAVGAESVGPLITADRDERVTRCGHFLRRTKLDELPQMFDVLVGNMSLVGARPEVPKYVVLYPDDIREEILSLRPGITGYAALAYRRESELLSQSVDPEKMYTDEVLPAKLKYYCEYVRQRTLWIDISIIFRTLMAVCGSDDDVRSAQYENESLTDTKRETMGTQLR from the coding sequence ATGATCGCTAAGCGCATGCTCGATGTCCTGGTCTCATTGATCACATTGATTGCAGGAATACCGTTGTTTTTGTTTGTAGCAATCTGGATTAAGATCGATTCGCCAGGACCTATTTTCTTTTCTCAAACTCGGGTTGGAAGGTACGGAAAGCTTTTCCGCATTCATAAATTTCGCTCGATGGCGGTCGGTGCGGAATCTGTTGGGCCTCTCATCACCGCTGATCGGGATGAACGCGTGACCCGTTGTGGACATTTTCTTCGACGCACTAAGCTAGACGAACTACCTCAAATGTTCGACGTGCTTGTCGGGAATATGAGCCTTGTAGGAGCCCGCCCAGAAGTTCCGAAATACGTAGTTCTTTATCCCGACGATATAAGAGAAGAGATATTGTCGCTTAGACCGGGAATTACAGGCTATGCGGCACTTGCTTACCGACGGGAAAGCGAACTTCTGTCCCAATCGGTGGATCCCGAAAAGATGTACACAGACGAGGTTCTTCCCGCAAAGTTGAAATATTACTGCGAATATGTTCGCCAGAGAACGCTTTGGATAGATATATCGATCATTTTCAGAACATTGATGGCGGTATGCGGATCAGACGACGACGTTCGTTCAGCTCAGTATGAAAACGAGTCGCTAACCGACACTAAGAGAGAAACAATGGGAACCCAACTCAGATAG